In Corythoichthys intestinalis isolate RoL2023-P3 chromosome 4, ASM3026506v1, whole genome shotgun sequence, a genomic segment contains:
- the cbx3b gene encoding chromobox protein homolog 3b — MRKKQTAKQRKLEDSSGVVQEFVVEKITRRRIFNGRVEYFLKWKGFTEADNTWEPEDNLDCPELIEEYLRNHLSSKNEEEGQEFVPKEEMLEETEISPPQIRAQHCLDDPDSPAGLDAYPELECIIGSTDRRGELMFLVKWKNSGDVALLPAHEASARCPRAVIDFYEQKLTWHCGDDEQ, encoded by the exons ATGAGGAAGAAGCAGACGGCCAAGCAGAGGAAGCTGGAGGACTCTTCGGGAGTCGTGCAGGAGTTTGTGGTGGAGAAAATCACTCGTCGTAGGATCTTCAATGGAAGAGTCGAGTACTTTCTTAAATGGAAAGGCTTCACAGA AGCAGACAACACATGGGAGCCCGAGGACAACCTGGATTGTCCTGAACTGATTGAGGAGTATCTGAGAAATCACCTCTCGTCCAAGAATGAGGAAGAAGGGCAGGAGTTTGTTCCTAAGGAAGAAATGTTGGAGGAGACGGAAATA TCCCCACCACAGATACGTGCTCAGCACTGCCTTGATGATCCAGACTCACCCGCAGGCCTGGACGCTTACCCCGAACTTGAATGCATTATCGGCTCCACAGACAGACGCGGGGAGCTGATGTTTTTAGTCAAATG GAAGAACTCCGGTGACGTGGCCCTGCTGCCAGCTCACGAGGCGAGCGCCAGATGCCCGCGGGCTGTCATCGACTTCTACGAGCAGAAGCTGACATGGCACTGCGGAGATGATGAGCAGTGA